The Parashewanella tropica genome window below encodes:
- the hpf gene encoding ribosome hibernation-promoting factor, HPF/YfiA family gives MLKITSKHLEVTPSIRERIEGRLEKLSRHDVPLINPHIIITQEKQLFKIEASVGIPNGELFAQAKSENLYSAITAMGQKLQKQLNRTQDKPTANRRDTPEHIEEAVVLDEEEFEDEEYAA, from the coding sequence ATGTTAAAAATTACGAGCAAACACCTTGAAGTCACTCCTAGCATCAGAGAGCGTATCGAAGGCAGATTAGAAAAACTTTCGAGACATGATGTTCCGCTGATAAATCCTCACATTATTATTACCCAAGAAAAACAGCTCTTTAAAATTGAGGCATCAGTAGGTATTCCAAACGGAGAACTCTTTGCTCAAGCAAAAAGTGAAAACTTATATTCCGCCATTACAGCCATGGGACAGAAGCTTCAAAAACAGCTCAATCGAACCCAAGATAAACCAACAGCAAACCGCAGAGATACACCTGAACATATTGAAGAAGCAGTTGTACTCGATGAAGAAGAATTTGAAGATGAAGAGTATGCGGCCTAA
- a CDS encoding DUF3545 family protein: MGQLDYANVLDNVVERPTRTKSSSKKRKWREIETLKDKHKLLKELKEIDNNFQLDYNDILA, translated from the coding sequence GTGGGACAATTGGATTATGCGAATGTATTGGACAATGTTGTTGAAAGACCAACAAGAACCAAAAGTAGCAGTAAAAAGCGCAAATGGCGTGAAATCGAAACCCTAAAGGACAAACACAAGCTGTTAAAAGAACTCAAAGAAATCGATAATAATTTTCAGCTAGACTATAACGATATCTTAGCTTAG
- the pgi gene encoding glucose-6-phosphate isomerase: MSNLTESSAWQALSSHQPSIKHMRELFKEDPQRFEKMSLKSCGFLFDYSKNRLDDKALELLIELANSANLSAKIKAMFAGEAINTTENRAVLHTALRADKDADIRVNGENIVPEVQQTLAKMEQFVTDVHQGTWKGHTGKTITDIVSIGIGGSFLGPKIASQALRPFWTGHLNCHFVANVDATSIVEKLKGLDPEKTLFVMSSKSFSTQETLTNTLSARKWLLDSGAEQSAVAKHFVAITSNVPKATEFGIDAENIFPMWDWVGGRYSMWSAIGLPVALLIGFEAFKDLLAGAAEMDEHFSTQPLEQNIPVLMGMISLWYSNFYGSQSQVVLTYDHYLRGLPAYIQQLDMESNGKSVNLAGDDLDYTTGPVIWGGEGTNGQHAYHQLIHQGTALIPADFIMPLNSHNPLGEHHAQLASNCFGQTQALMQGRTYEESLAELANSSLSDAEKDVIAKHKVMPGNRPSNTILMDKLTPKTLGSLIALYEHRTFVQGAIWDINSFDQWGVELGKVLGVNVLAELNPAHQCNQFDASTNALINCFNNSKI; the protein is encoded by the coding sequence ATGTCCAATCTAACCGAATCTTCAGCTTGGCAAGCGCTTTCATCTCATCAGCCAAGCATCAAGCATATGCGTGAGTTATTTAAAGAAGATCCGCAACGTTTTGAAAAAATGTCTTTAAAAAGTTGTGGATTCTTATTCGACTATTCTAAAAACCGCCTCGATGATAAAGCCCTCGAACTTCTTATTGAATTAGCGAACTCAGCTAATTTATCTGCAAAAATCAAAGCTATGTTTGCAGGTGAAGCCATCAACACTACAGAAAACCGAGCGGTACTACACACAGCACTTCGCGCAGACAAGGATGCAGACATTCGGGTCAATGGTGAGAACATTGTTCCTGAAGTTCAGCAAACATTGGCTAAAATGGAGCAATTTGTTACTGACGTTCACCAAGGGACTTGGAAAGGTCACACAGGTAAAACCATCACAGACATTGTTAGCATCGGCATCGGTGGTTCATTCCTTGGCCCTAAAATCGCATCGCAAGCATTACGTCCATTCTGGACTGGTCACCTTAACTGTCACTTCGTTGCTAACGTTGATGCCACTTCAATTGTTGAGAAACTAAAAGGCCTAGATCCTGAAAAGACATTATTTGTCATGTCATCTAAGTCGTTTTCAACTCAAGAGACACTAACCAATACCTTATCAGCAAGAAAATGGTTATTGGATTCTGGCGCTGAACAATCAGCCGTAGCAAAACACTTTGTGGCTATTACTTCAAATGTACCAAAAGCCACTGAGTTTGGTATTGATGCTGAAAACATCTTCCCAATGTGGGACTGGGTTGGTGGCCGCTATTCCATGTGGTCTGCTATCGGTCTACCCGTTGCTTTACTTATTGGTTTTGAAGCATTTAAAGATTTACTAGCTGGCGCAGCTGAAATGGACGAGCATTTTTCCACTCAACCATTAGAGCAAAATATACCAGTATTAATGGGCATGATCTCACTATGGTATAGCAACTTCTACGGTAGCCAATCACAAGTCGTATTAACTTATGATCACTACCTACGTGGCTTACCGGCTTATATCCAACAGCTCGATATGGAAAGTAACGGTAAATCAGTTAATCTTGCTGGTGATGACTTAGATTACACCACTGGCCCAGTAATTTGGGGTGGTGAAGGCACGAATGGCCAGCATGCTTATCATCAGTTGATCCACCAAGGTACGGCATTAATCCCAGCTGACTTTATTATGCCGCTAAACAGCCATAACCCACTTGGCGAACACCACGCTCAGCTAGCTTCAAACTGTTTTGGTCAAACGCAAGCTCTAATGCAAGGCCGTACTTACGAAGAGTCATTAGCTGAATTGGCTAATTCTTCACTCTCTGATGCTGAAAAAGATGTCATTGCAAAACATAAAGTGATGCCGGGCAACCGTCCAAGCAACACGATTTTGATGGACAAGCTTACCCCTAAAACGCTTGGTTCTTTAATTGCACTTTATGAGCACAGAACTTTTGTACAAGGTGCAATTTGGGATATAAACTCATTTGATCAATGGGGTGTAGAACTCGGCAAGGTACTGGGTGTTAATGTGTTGGCAGAATTAAACCCTGCGCACCAATGCAATCAATTTGATGCCTCAACCAATGCTCTAATTAACTGTTTCAACAACAGTAAAATTTAA
- the tal gene encoding transaldolase, giving the protein MTNSLEQLKQHTTVVADTGDIESIKRYQPEDATTNPSLILKASEIPQYANLIEDTVNWAKSQSENLEQQIEDAADKLAVNIGVEILKYVPGRMSTEVDARLSFDKKASIAKAHKLIKLYQDAGIDKSRILIKLASTWEGIAAAKELEQEGINCNLTLLFSFAQARACAEANVFLISPFVGRILDWYKKAHQKDYTAQEDPGVQSVTEIYQYYKEHGYNTIVMGASFRNTGEILELAGCDRLTIGPSLLEELTNSDVKVERKLSPVAASKKETSQLSEAEFRWQFNQDAMAVEKLAEGIRNFAIDQDKLEVMLKSKLQA; this is encoded by the coding sequence ATGACAAACAGCTTAGAACAGCTAAAGCAACACACTACCGTAGTTGCTGATACTGGCGATATCGAAAGTATCAAACGTTACCAACCTGAAGATGCCACCACCAACCCGTCACTTATCTTAAAAGCATCTGAAATTCCACAGTATGCAAATTTAATTGAAGATACCGTTAACTGGGCGAAATCTCAAAGCGAAAATCTTGAACAACAAATTGAAGATGCTGCTGATAAATTGGCAGTAAACATTGGTGTAGAGATTCTTAAATATGTGCCAGGTCGTATGTCGACCGAAGTTGATGCACGCTTATCTTTTGATAAAAAAGCTTCTATCGCAAAAGCGCACAAACTTATAAAGCTATATCAAGATGCTGGTATCGATAAGTCTCGTATCCTTATCAAGCTCGCTTCTACTTGGGAAGGCATCGCTGCAGCTAAGGAACTTGAGCAAGAGGGCATTAATTGTAACCTAACGCTATTGTTTAGCTTTGCTCAAGCTCGAGCTTGTGCTGAAGCTAATGTTTTCCTTATCTCACCATTTGTTGGGCGTATTCTGGATTGGTACAAAAAAGCACACCAAAAAGATTACACGGCACAAGAAGATCCGGGTGTTCAATCCGTTACTGAAATTTATCAGTACTATAAAGAACATGGCTACAACACGATTGTGATGGGAGCAAGCTTCCGTAACACTGGTGAAATCTTAGAGTTGGCAGGGTGTGATCGCCTCACCATTGGCCCTTCACTACTAGAAGAGCTTACAAATTCAGACGTTAAAGTTGAACGTAAGTTAAGTCCGGTTGCCGCTAGTAAAAAAGAAACGTCACAACTTTCAGAAGCAGAGTTCCGCTGGCAGTTTAACCAAGATGCAATGGCGGTTGAAAAGCTGGCAGAAGGCATTAGAAACTTTGCTATAGATCAAGACAAGCTTGAAGTGATGCTTAAATCAAAGCTTCAAGCTTAA
- a CDS encoding cytochrome b/b6 domain-containing protein: MSKASVEVKVWDIPTRLFHWSLVVLMGLLWWSGENGEMELHQIFAYSLASILIFRVIWGLIGSDSARFGQFIVHPVKTLKYLSQLKRKNAPEYAGHNPVGGYMVIALLLIVSFQLVTGLFTTDDIFTEGPLYSYVSSEASDVLTWLHKNTFNVILGLVVLHVLAVVIHTLKGENLVPAMLHGKKKMLQQPEKVLGFRSSFLGLGILAIIVGLMGYYLIWPLINEIL; this comes from the coding sequence ATGTCAAAAGCGAGTGTTGAAGTAAAGGTTTGGGATATTCCTACTCGTTTATTCCACTGGTCACTTGTTGTATTAATGGGCTTGTTATGGTGGAGCGGTGAAAATGGCGAAATGGAGCTACATCAAATTTTTGCTTATAGCTTGGCTTCAATCTTGATCTTTCGTGTTATTTGGGGGCTTATCGGTAGCGACAGTGCCCGTTTTGGTCAGTTTATCGTGCACCCAGTCAAGACTCTTAAATATCTCTCCCAACTGAAACGTAAAAATGCGCCTGAATATGCAGGTCATAATCCTGTGGGTGGCTATATGGTAATAGCGCTTTTGTTAATTGTGAGTTTTCAGTTGGTAACAGGGCTATTTACTACTGATGATATTTTTACTGAAGGCCCTTTATACAGTTATGTCAGTTCAGAAGCCTCGGATGTTTTAACTTGGCTCCATAAAAATACCTTTAATGTGATTTTAGGTTTAGTCGTCTTGCATGTGCTCGCTGTGGTTATTCATACTCTTAAAGGTGAAAACCTTGTTCCAGCCATGCTCCACGGAAAGAAAAAAATGTTGCAACAACCGGAAAAAGTACTCGGTTTTCGCTCAAGCTTTTTGGGATTAGGGATATTAGCGATTATTGTAGGATTAATGGGCTACTATCTGATTTGGCCATTAATAAACGAGATTCTTTAA
- a CDS encoding c-type cytochrome yields the protein MFKKLIVASALTAAMMTPALANNFKKPEHAIDYRQSSFSMIAYNFGDMSKMLRKKKPMDAAVFKQRAANVAALAKLPLEAFIPGSYKGNTEALAKIDTNKADFEGKMKTFIKNAQLLSQAANSNASTGELKKAFGAVAKTCKGCHDAYKKD from the coding sequence ATGTTTAAGAAACTGATTGTGGCATCTGCATTAACTGCAGCTATGATGACTCCTGCGCTAGCAAACAACTTTAAAAAGCCTGAACACGCTATTGATTACCGTCAATCTTCATTTAGCATGATCGCCTATAATTTCGGTGATATGTCAAAAATGCTAAGAAAGAAAAAACCAATGGATGCGGCAGTATTTAAGCAACGTGCTGCAAACGTTGCTGCACTTGCTAAGCTGCCTTTAGAAGCTTTTATTCCTGGTTCATACAAAGGTAATACTGAAGCTCTAGCAAAAATCGATACTAACAAGGCTGATTTTGAAGGCAAGATGAAAACCTTCATTAAGAACGCTCAGCTACTTTCACAAGCTGCGAACAGCAACGCTAGCACTGGTGAGTTGAAGAAAGCGTTTGGTGCAGTCGCCAAGACCTGTAAAGGTTGCCATGACGCATACAAGAAAGACTAA
- a CDS encoding bifunctional transcriptional activator/DNA repair enzyme AdaA has protein sequence MHITDPKKINTFYQALLERDSSYLGSFIVGVKTTNIFCIATCRARKPKFENVEFFTGIKDALNAGYRPCKVCKPTANSHEAPKEIQQAIKLVQDNPKQKIKDYQLRQQDINPENLRRWFKKHYGITFQAYQRMFRINTAFEELQQGKTTTDIALDSGYDSLSGFGYTFKKVIGKSPQYSKDKKLILISRFDSPIGPMFICATDKGVCLVEFVDRRMLETEFKDLQKRLNANIIIGENLHIQVAKQQLQEYFEGTRTDFDLKLDTPGTEFQQQVWEILQTIPYGDTRSYQAQAEAINNPKAVRAVASANGMNRIGIIIPCHRVIGKDGSLTGYGGGLERKRWLLEHERKNIISI, from the coding sequence ATGCACATAACTGATCCCAAAAAGATAAATACATTTTACCAAGCATTATTAGAAAGAGATTCAAGCTATCTTGGTAGTTTTATTGTTGGCGTTAAGACTACCAACATTTTCTGTATAGCGACTTGCCGAGCCAGAAAGCCTAAGTTTGAAAACGTCGAATTTTTTACAGGCATAAAAGACGCGCTCAATGCGGGATATCGACCTTGCAAGGTCTGTAAACCAACAGCTAACAGCCACGAAGCACCTAAAGAAATTCAGCAAGCGATAAAACTGGTACAAGATAATCCCAAACAAAAAATTAAGGATTACCAATTAAGACAACAAGACATCAACCCTGAAAACCTAAGACGCTGGTTTAAAAAACACTATGGGATCACCTTTCAAGCCTATCAACGCATGTTTCGTATCAATACGGCATTTGAAGAACTCCAGCAAGGGAAAACGACAACGGATATCGCACTTGATAGCGGGTATGACTCGTTAAGTGGCTTTGGATATACCTTTAAAAAAGTCATAGGAAAGTCCCCTCAATATTCAAAAGATAAAAAGCTCATTTTGATCTCTCGGTTTGATTCCCCAATTGGCCCTATGTTTATTTGCGCAACCGATAAAGGAGTGTGTTTAGTCGAATTTGTAGATCGAAGAATGCTAGAAACCGAGTTCAAAGACCTACAAAAGCGCCTTAATGCCAACATCATCATAGGTGAAAACCTACATATACAGGTAGCGAAGCAGCAACTACAAGAATATTTCGAGGGAACAAGAACCGACTTCGACCTCAAGCTTGATACTCCTGGCACTGAGTTTCAGCAACAAGTATGGGAGATTCTACAAACCATTCCCTATGGTGACACACGTTCATATCAAGCTCAGGCTGAAGCGATTAACAACCCTAAAGCTGTACGTGCTGTAGCTTCTGCCAACGGTATGAATCGCATAGGTATCATCATTCCTTGCCACAGAGTAATTGGCAAAGATGGTTCATTGACCGGCTACGGCGGAGGCTTAGAACGAAAACGTTGGTTACTTGAGCATGAAAGGAAAAATATAATTTCCATTTAA